The genomic segment TCCATCACGCTGGAGAGTTCGCATTTCGCCTTCTCTGCCGCATCCCTCAGACGCTGGAGCGCCATTCGGTCCTGGCGAAGGTCGATGTCGTGCTCTTCTTTGAAGCCTTCCACCAGCCAATCGATGATGCGCGCGTCGAAGTCTTCGCCGCCCAAGAACGTGTCACCCGTCGTGCTGATCACCTTGAACACGCCGTGAGCCCCGATCTCGAGAATCGAGATGTCGAAGGTGCCGCCGCCCAGGTCGTAAACGGCGACGGTGCGATCCAACTCCTTGCCGAAGCCGTAGGCCAGGGACGCGGCGGTGGGCTCGTTGATGATGCGAATCACGTCCAAGCCCGCGATGGCCCCGGCGTCTTTGGTTGCCTGTCGCTGGTTGTCGTTGAAGTAGGCAGGAACCGTGACCACCGCTTTGTCCACGGTCTCGCCCAGGTAGTCCTCGGCGATGATCTTCATCTCCTGCAGCACCATCGAGCTGATCTCGGGCACGGAGAAGGTCTTGTCGCGGAGCTTGATCCGGACGTCGCCGTGAGGGCCTTCGACGATCGTGTAGCTCGAGGTCATGATCGCGTTCTTGACCTGAGGCGAGTTCCACTTGCGTCCGATCAAGCGCTTGGCGGCGTACACCGTGTTCTCGGCGTTGGTGATGGCCTGGCGTTTGGCGATGTGGCCGACCAGGCGTTTGCCCGCTTCCGTGACCGCCACGATGCTGGGGGTCGTCTTGTAGCCCCCGCGATTGGGGATGACCACCGGTGCGTCGCCCTCCAAAATGGAGACGCAAGAGTTGGTGGTTCCCAGGTCGATGCCGATGACACGCTCCATGAATGAGTCCTAGTGGTTGGGGGTCTGTTCGAGCCTACACTTCGCCACGCTTCAGGCGTTTGATCCAGTCCTTGATGGTATCATCTGTGGGCGATAGCTGCGCCGCTCGTTCGAATTCGAGGAGCGCACTCTCTTTCATTCCTGCGCGCACGTAGACTCGGGCCAAGGTCACCCGCGGTTCGGGAGACTTTGGGGCGAGGTTGACCGCCTTCTTCGCCAGGTCACCGGCGCGGCGCATGTCACCCTCGGCCTCGAGCAGGCAATGGGCGGCACGCTCGAACAGGGCGGCGCTGGGCTTGCCGCGGGCGGCGCGCTCGTAGGACTGCGCGGCTTCGCGGAAGCGTCCGCTGCGCTCTTCGTAGCGCGCCTGGTCCAGATAGGTTTCCGAGAGTTCTTGATTGGCGCGCTCCTGCACCTCGGCGACTTCGTCTGCCAGACCCTTGTCGTCAGGGTTCAGGGAGGCGGCGATGCGTAGCGCATTGGCTGCGGACAGGATGTCCTTGTTCGCGATCGCTTCGTCCGCAGCTTCGCGGTACTTGCGGATCTGCCCCTCCCGAGCCCGCTCCAGGCGGTCTTCATAGCGACGCTTGAGTTCGTCGGCGACCATCTCTTGGACTTGGGGACTTCGCGCCGATGGGGGCGGGGCGGCGGCGGTGCGCGGCGGCATGGTCGCGGCCCCGAGCTTGCGCGCGAGGGCGCGGCGACGTTCTTCTTCGCTCAGTCGGCGAACGGGGCGACCAGGGGTGTGCTGCGCTCGTTCCGCAACGCGCGCTTCCTCCTCGATCACCCGGCGGGCGTGCTCCACCTGCGCGGCGCGCGAACGCTCGTCTCCCAGCGCCCGCTCCATGGTCGCGGTCTTGGACTGGGTGGCGAGGTATGCATCGTACTCGGCGCGGGACTTCGCGCGCGTGAGCGTGTCGTGCGCCTCGGTCAGCCGTTGAAACACGCGCTCCAGCTTGGGCTTGAAGCTGCCGAGTTTCTTGCCGAAGTAGCGATCAGGATGGAATGAACCGACCAGTTTGAAGTAGGCGTCTTTGATCGCTTTTTTTTCGGCGTGCGCATCGACCCCAAGGAGTTCGTAGTGGGTGACGGACTCCAACCGATAGAAGTGATCCAAGATCTGGCGCTTGCGCTGCAGCTCCAGGTCGACCGCTTCGTCCAGCTCGGCAGGATCGTAGAGCGCTGCAGCGGGGTGCAGGGAGGTCGGGCCGGCGAATTCGCTCGCTTCCACGGCCGGGCGCATACGCCGCCCGCTGGAGAGGCCGGGCTCGGGGCGCGCGGGCCGCTCGGGTGGCGGCAGCGGCACGTCGAAGTTCACAGCACCGAGCTCCGCGAGGCGGGCCAACACCTGACTCACCCGCGTTGCAGCCAGACCAGTAACCGCCGCGATTTCCTGTTCCGAAGTGCGACCGTCCACGCGCGACAGGACGAAAGCCTCCTCTGGCCCGATGGGGAGGGCTTTCATGTCCACCCCGGCGACGGGCCGAGGGGTGCGCGCTGAGTCCTGTTGCGTCACCGGAATTGCTGGCCCATCCGAGGGGCTATGACCGCAAGTCTAGCGGTGTCGGTGATTTTTTCGCAATCAACGGAGGGCGCCGGTGGCGGCCAGGGGGCGAGCCATCCATAGCCAGTGCTCGGGAAAAGCGCGGATGTGGCGCGCGAGCTCGTCTGCGACGCGCTGCGTCAGTCCCTCCGCCGGTCCGTCTTCCCGGCGAAAAACAAGGCGAAAGCCCCCGGTCGGTTTGGGCTCGAGCAAGGCGGTCAGCACGGGCACGCCCAGCCGCGCTCGGAGGCGCTCGGGGCCCGTTGGAAAGCCGGTCGGCCCGTCCCCAAGAAAGCGGACAGGCGCGGTCTCCACCCGCCCCGCGAGATCCACGAGCAGCCCCACCGGGTGACCGCGGCGAAGCGCGCCGAGCACGCCGGTGGGACGTCGCCCTCGATGGACGACCGCGACTCCGCGTGCGAGGCGATGACGGTCGACTAGGGCGTCGAGTCCCGGGTCGTAGCTTTCGCGCACCAGAACGCTCGGCTCGATGCCGTGCTCGGCCACCACGGCCGCGATGTGCTCGAAGGGCCCGTAGTGCGCCGAGAGTACCAACGCGCCATGGCCGGACGTGAGCGCGGTCACCAAGCGCTGAAGGTTCTCGCCGTCGAGCTCCACCCAAGACGACGCGCGTGCACTCGCACGGCGCAGCAGCAGCGTGCGCGCGAGGGTCTCGCCGGCGTTGATGAAGCAACGATGCACGACCTCCTCGGCCCCGACCCTGCCGAAAACAGACTCTACGTTCTGCATCGCGGTGTGGCGCAGGCGCGGCAACAACATGGCAATGCGACCCAGGATGCGGCCCGCGGCGACGAGCAGTGGTGCAGGGAGCCTGTCGGCGACCGCGCAGGCACCGCGTAAGATCCCCCGCAAACATGCGTTCTTCAGCGCCTGGGCGCGGGTCCAGGGCGCACCGCGTTTGGCAACGGAGCGGGGCGACGCAATCACGGTGTTTCCGTGCAGGTGCACGATTTCTCGACGCGTTCCTCGGCTTCGCGCAAACGGCGACGCGCGCGCTCGCAGCTGTCGCTGTCGGCGTCTTCGGTCAACTCGCAGATCCGGGCGGCGGAGCGTCGCATCGAGGCGAGTGCTTTGCAGGCCAGGCGGCAATCGTTGCCCGCCTGACTCAATTCGCTCGCGGCCGCCTCGAAACTCCCCCAATTCGATTGCAGATCGTCCTTCGCGCCTTGCGGGTAGCCGTAGCCGCCGGGGTGGCCGGGCGGGGGCTGCGCATAAGTGGGCTCGCTTGGAGTGACGTACTGTTGATTCTCTGGCGCGTCGCCGCCGGGTTCACCACCCCCGGGTGCGCTCGCCGGAGCGGCCGGCGCGGCGCCACCACAACCGCCCACCATCAGCACGAGAAGCATCCAGCCGCAGCGCATCAGGGTCCCTCCGCTGGGCCGACTGCTTGATTGATCACTTCGGCCTGGATCTCCATCGACGTTTCGAAGGCGGAGAGCGCGCGTTGTTTGGCTGCAAGGGCGTCTGCACTCTTGCCCTCGGCACTGAGCGCCTTCGCTCGGCGATCTTCGAGGAGTCCGCGCACCTCGAACAGGTGACCGCGGAAGTAGGTGCGCTCTGGAACCAGCTCCAAGCCCGCGTCGATGTCCTTGGCAGCGACGTCGAAGTTGCCCTGCTGGCTCTCCAGATCCGCCAAACGTGCTCGGGTATCCGCCAGTACCTCGCGCACTTCGGGACGCAGAGGATTCGAGCTAGGAATGGGGCCAGATACGACTCCTCGTAGCGCGAGGATCGCCTTGTCGAGGCGCTTGGCCTCTTCGTGCTCGTCAGCGATGTGGTGGGCGGAGCGGGCCCTCGACAGGAAAGCCAGGAGCGGTGGATCCACGGGCTGCGCCGCAGGCTCGCTCGGGGCGTCTTCGTCCCGGGCGCAGCCGATGACGACGCCGCCCACGCTGGCTGCGCAGAGGGCGAGCACCCAGAACAAGCGCTCCAGCCGTGTCATCGCACACCCCACACCGCAAAGCGGTTCTCGCGAAGATCACGTTCGCGCGCGGCAGTGATGCGGTCCATTCGCAGCGACGCCTCCCCGGTTTCGAACTTCGAGGGGAACAGCGCTGCCGTCGAGCGAGATTGCACCAACTCCTTGGCTTGGCGCGCCAACTCGTTGCTGCTCGAGCTGTGGCCCGCACTGCGCACGACCAACGCAATGGACGCTGCCAAAGCCAGAACGGCAGTTGCCCCCGTCGCGACCAGAGGCCAGCGACGGCGCTTCGCTTCCCGCGGCAGCGCGCGCC from the Polyangiaceae bacterium genome contains:
- a CDS encoding DnaJ domain-containing protein translates to MKALPIGPEEAFVLSRVDGRTSEQEIAAVTGLAATRVSQVLARLAELGAVNFDVPLPPPERPARPEPGLSSGRRMRPAVEASEFAGPTSLHPAAALYDPAELDEAVDLELQRKRQILDHFYRLESVTHYELLGVDAHAEKKAIKDAYFKLVGSFHPDRYFGKKLGSFKPKLERVFQRLTEAHDTLTRAKSRAEYDAYLATQSKTATMERALGDERSRAAQVEHARRVIEEEARVAERAQHTPGRPVRRLSEEERRRALARKLGAATMPPRTAAAPPPSARSPQVQEMVADELKRRYEDRLERAREGQIRKYREAADEAIANKDILSAANALRIAASLNPDDKGLADEVAEVQERANQELSETYLDQARYEERSGRFREAAQSYERAARGKPSAALFERAAHCLLEAEGDMRRAGDLAKKAVNLAPKSPEPRVTLARVYVRAGMKESALLEFERAAQLSPTDDTIKDWIKRLKRGEV
- a CDS encoding lysophospholipid acyltransferase family protein — protein: MHLHGNTVIASPRSVAKRGAPWTRAQALKNACLRGILRGACAVADRLPAPLLVAAGRILGRIAMLLPRLRHTAMQNVESVFGRVGAEEVVHRCFINAGETLARTLLLRRASARASSWVELDGENLQRLVTALTSGHGALVLSAHYGPFEHIAAVVAEHGIEPSVLVRESYDPGLDALVDRHRLARGVAVVHRGRRPTGVLGALRRGHPVGLLVDLAGRVETAPVRFLGDGPTGFPTGPERLRARLGVPVLTALLEPKPTGGFRLVFRREDGPAEGLTQRVADELARHIRAFPEHWLWMARPLAATGALR